GTCGAGGCCGAAGATGTCGATGCCCGCCCAATCCCGGTCGCCGGGCCACTGCTGATAGCAGTGGAGGACGACGTAGTTGCCCTCCGCGATCACCCGTTTGAACTCGACCTTCTTGCCTGGGTACTCGCGAGCCATTCGCTGGAAGTACTCGATGAACGCCTGCTTCCCGTCGGCGACGGCGGGGTTGTGCTGGATGTACCGATCGCCCGTGAACATCCGGATGGCCTCTTCTGGGCGGCACTGATTGAACATGACGTCGTAGAAGCTCATCACCGTCTGCTTGTTCCGCTCCGCTTGCTCGTTCATCGTTTCCTCACGGTCTCATCTGAAGAACCTCGTCAAGGCATCGGCCGTTTCACCCGGGATTTCCTCCGGGAAGAAGTGTCCGGCGTCCACGGAATGGCCGTGGACGTCGTCGGCCCAGGACCGCCAGAGCGCGAGCGGTCCGCCTTCCTCCGCGTACCAGGCATTGAGCGGTCCCTTGCCGCTCCAGAGCGCAAGGACAGGGCCCGCGATGCGACGGCCGGCGCGGAGATCCGCCTGGTCGTGCTCTCGGTCGCACGTCGCTGCGGCCCGGTACTCTTCGCAGATCGCGTGCAAGCGGGCAGGATCGCGCAACGCCTCGACGTAGGCGGCGCGCACGTCCGCGCTGAAGACTGCCGGTGAAGATCCCCACCCGCCGAGCGCGTCGTCGACGACCGCTTCGGGGGCCGCTGCGAGGAGACGCTCGGGAAATGGTTCGGGCTGGGCGAGCAAGGACCAGGGCCAGAAGGCGAGAGCGAATCTCGCGTCTGACCGCGCCCATGCCTCTTCGGTCGGAATGACGTCGAGCACTGCGGTCCGATGCACGCGCTGCGGGTGATCGAGTGCGAGGCGATAAGCGACGCGACCGCCCCGGTCGTGCCCGGCGACCGAGAAGCGGCGAAAACCGAGCCGCTCCATGACGGCCACCATGTCGCGCGCCATGGCTCGTTTGGAATACGGCTCGTGGTCCGGGGCCGACCTGGGGCAGCCGCTGCGGCCGTAGCCGCGGAGATCGGCGCAGATGACGGTGAAATGGCGCGCCAGGATGGGCGCCACGCTTCGCCACATCAGATGCGTCTGGGGAAAGCCGTGCAGCAGCAGGA
The Deltaproteobacteria bacterium genome window above contains:
- a CDS encoding alpha/beta hydrolase, whose amino-acid sequence is MLDDFDTAEVQTGETTIFVRRSGSGPPILLLHGFPQTHLMWRSVAPILARHFTVICADLRGYGRSGCPRSAPDHEPYSKRAMARDMVAVMERLGFRRFSVAGHDRGGRVAYRLALDHPQRVHRTAVLDVIPTEEAWARSDARFALAFWPWSLLAQPEPFPERLLAAAPEAVVDDALGGWGSSPAVFSADVRAAYVEALRDPARLHAICEEYRAAATCDREHDQADLRAGRRIAGPVLALWSGKGPLNAWYAEEGGPLALWRSWADDVHGHSVDAGHFFPEEIPGETADALTRFFR